The Ptychodera flava strain L36383 chromosome 3, AS_Pfla_20210202, whole genome shotgun sequence region GATGTAGGAATAATcatgtaataaattttatttagaATGAGAGACGCCTAGGGAGATAACAGCAAGATGTTTGCTTAGTCAACGCATCGATGTGGATGTCAAAAACTACGCCTGGGTGAGTAGTCATGACAAAAGAAGCACATGAGGAAGAAAGTTACGAGACGGTTACGAGGGAGCCACTGGTCATCCATGCTATGGGTCTCTCACCTATTTCTTGCAAAAGAACttgcaactcaacattctatgTGTGCTTCTTGTTTACACAACGGTTGACATTTATTACCTGTGATAAAACATTGTGTACTCTGTATgttgatgtgtatttttaatgATATTATTTATGTATACTCCATGAAAGCAAGAAATGCATGGCCTTTCAAGCCAGGAATCGGCACATAAAATGACTCAATTTATGTattaatttaaaaattaataaaatatatgaacaagTTCAAAGTATGTAAtacaagtatgtatgtatgtatgtatgtatgtatgtatgtatgtatgtatgtatgtaatataatAGGACAAATTACTTACAATATAATTTCACATTCAGTATTGTCACCTTAATTGCATTATTATTTAACACAGCAGATTGCACGGTTTGATATCATGGATATTCTGACTAAATCTTAAGGTTAATAAAGTCAATACATTTTTTAAATCCTAGTTTTACGTCAAGTGTTCTTGTcatggtgaaattctaaaggcGTCGGCAATATTGAAATGATCTTACTTTACTGTTTTCTCAGAAGCTGGATTCTGTAGAATCGTCAGCTATCGTATCTACTGTTCAAAGACTGGCATCGCAACAAAATTGTATTATTAGCCCTAAGGCTGACACTTCGTCTTTGCCAACTGGTGGAACTACTTCTCCTTGCTGTGCATTGTCCGTTGAACTGCTGAAACTTTGCTCTTCAATAAAGAAGAGTGATTTTCTTGGAACTAATTTTTATGATAGTGTACTCGATTTTGTGGGTAGTGTGACAGTGAAAATATCAACGTGCTCACGGAACGTCCTTTCATTTTATCCACGAGGTTTTAATACTGTGTCATTCTTTTCCACAAAGAGAGGCAAGTGTAGAGTTTCAGGCACTTTTGATACATAGAGTGAATTTCTGTCATTGTCAAAAAACATTCACTTCATTGTTTTCTAGCATTGAGACGCATCTAGAGATATCACCATTGTCACCACTACCTCAGTACAACAACTATTAATAATAAcatcctcctcctcatcatcatcgtcatcatagAACTTTTTGACATCTCCCACCTCGTCTACTCTGACGTCATCTATCTGGGAGGAGATACTGCCATTGTCCTTCTCATTATTTATCCTTTGAACCCCTTGCAGTTATCTATTTTAAGTTTTCGTCGTTCTTTCCCGGCATGTCATCTCCTTGGGGCATTTCCTCTACAAGGAAATTTATTCAACTGTCAttgtcatcaccaccaccaccaccaccaccacctcctccaccaccaccaccaccaccatcagtAGCTTCATCACTAATGTCGAAATCATCTGTGCTTGCTGAAGGACCAGCTTCAGTATGATGATGGGAGCTACTTGAACCTCTAGAAGTGTTGTCACCGAATACAGACAGGTCGCTGTTCTCTATACGAGCTTGCGACTGTGGTGGGCTTGATGTTGGTTGCGTGATGATTGGACTGTCGACGTCTATCTTGTCCTTATCTGTGATAAGATTCGATTGGCGACTTTCGTCCTTTTGATCATCACCCTCGCCAGGGGAAGACTCACTGACTACTTTGGTATCTGGACTTTCgaaattgttgtttttctcCTCTTGCAATCGTTTGCTTACCGGAACTTGAGTTACGTGAGACCCATCCTTGATAGGTCATTTCCTCTTTTGTTATCATCACCACCATTACCACCACCACCGTCATCGTCGTCGTTGTCGTAATCGTCGTCGTCGCCCTCTTCAGCTGTCAATTCACCCGACGGCGAGGCATCATCGGTATCTtccatattttcgttttcactAACATGTTTGTCTTCCTCCGCAGGCTTTTCCAGGCTTTCTTCGTCATGGTTAACCTCCGGGTTGTTTCCAACATTAACATTAACACCATCATCGCCAGTAAAAGTGTCGTCTGCACCTGTGTCGTCTCCAGTGATGATCCAGGTGGTGGCGTTCTTTCTGTTTCATGCCGGCTGGTTACGCCATCTCCCCCACTGCCTTCTCCTCCCCCTTCACAAGTTTCCACTCTGATGACGTTGTCTATATGACTTCCATCTGCCTCCATTGTATCCTGGAAGTTGGAAACATTGACATGGTATTCATCATCCTTTTAAAAAACATGGATATATTACTATCTCGCACATCTATATATAGTAAAATTTCATGACGCAAAGGCGTATCTTTTTGCTCTCGTTCCATCAGCCTGTTCGTCTGCCTGTCTGCTATATATGATAATCCCTTAAAATGGTGCTTGCTTATAGGCACAGACGCGGAAGAAATTATATAATCGATATTTTGCTCTGTGTAAGGAACACTCTAGTGAACAGATCGCTGCAGAGGACAAAATATTTCGCACACATGTTATGGGAAAAAATTAAGCAACGACAATTTAGCAAGTCTGATGTACCTTGTCTTTACCTGTGATAACACTCGATGGGTGACTTTCGCCCTTTTGACCATCATCCTCGCCCGGGAAGACTCACTGACTACTTTGGTATCTGGACTTTCgaaattgttgtttttctcCTCTTGCAATCGTTTGCTTACCGGAACTTGAGACACGTTGGAACCATCCTTGGGTTGGTCATTCCCGTTTTCGTTACCATCATCACCAGCAGCACTAGCAACACCTACacgatcatcatcatcgtcgtcatcatcatcatcatcgtcatcgtcgtcgtcgtcgtcgtcgatATTTTCTCCCTCATCTGGTGTAAATTCACCCGACCGCAAAACATCACCGATATCTTCCATATTTCCATTTTCATTAGTGTTTTTGTCTTCCTCAGCAGGCTTTTCCAGGCTTTCTTCATCTTCCTTAACCTCCGTGCTGTTTCCACCATTAGCATGAACATCGTAATCGCCAGTCGCAGTGCCGTCTTCGCCTTCTGTCGCATCCACTGATGATCCAGGTGATGGCGCTCTTTCTGTTTCATGATGGCTGGTTACGCTATCGCCCTCACTATCATCTTTTCCTCCGTCACAAGGTTCCAATCTGATGACGTTGTTTACATAACCTTCATCAGCCTCTATTGTTTCCTAGAAGTTGAAAACATTGACATGGTATTCATCATCCTTTTAAAAAACATGGATATATTACTATCTCGCACATCTATATATAGTAAAATTTCATGACGCAAAGGCGTATCTTTTTGCTCTCGTTCCATCTGTCTTTTTGCTACTTGTTTGTAATACTACTATCTTATAGAATGCAGTCGAGGAAGAAATTATCGAATCGATCCCTCGCTCTGTATAAACATCACTCTAGCGTAAAGAGTGGACAAAATATTCAGCACACATGTTATGGGAGAAAAATTAAGCAACTACAGTTGATTTTGAGCAAGTCCAACATACCTTGTCAGGATCTATCTCCCACGACCCGTCGACAACATACTTGTACTGATGTTCTCCGGGTTGCAGCACCTGTTTTAGAGTGTAACACCCAGACCTGCAAAAAAGAACACCGGTATCCATTGATTGATATATGGATTGATTAACTGATTGATGGACGGATGGATTTGAACGTTTTCACTGCCAAAACTGAACAGAGTTCAACATACAGCATTACAATTTGAAAGACAATCAATAATAAGACACTGCTAAATAATATATTTAGTTAAACTTCAGAATCTTAGAATGAAACATATTATAATGATACCGTGATTAAACTTGGATTTTGCCTCGTCCTCATTCTGGTGAAAGGTTGATGTCATTTCAGCATGACGTCTACGTGTAGAGAAACAGGACACGCTTTCATCGTTTCCCCGGGGCAGAGAACAAGCGCCTTTGTAATTGAGTCACTTTCTTTTCTTTGGTATGTTAATGAAGTAAGAGATTGTGTTTCAAAGGAAATGGAGAGAAACCATTATTATGTCCCGTCTAAGGTAGTATCATTCCTTACTAGTTTGGCTATGAACTGTACACGGTGCAATGTCAGGTAAAATGAAGCGAATCTGAATTTAAATTCCAGGTTCACGTCAAACACTTGCCTGTGAACTTTTGATTCTTTTTCACCATAAATGGCGAGTTTTAAGTCAGAATATTCGTTTGATTCAAACACCAAAATAAGCGAATCAGGCGATAATAATCGACGCAATATTTCTTGTACTCTTAATGCTGTGTCACAGAGGGCTTTTAATATTACTGAAATGAGAAAAGCTTCCTTTTAGTGTTAATCTTGTAATCTTTGAGGATTATGATAACCTGTATTACATAAAACCTCTGATAAATTTTCAGACTTGCACGTCGATATTGGTTTCAAGCTACGAGTGCTAGTGCACACTGTTAGACTTTATGAACATATTTTAGAGCGCTTACTGTTCATCATGTGTCATCGGAACCTGTTCCCATCCAGTGAACGTTCCCGCCATACATACATCTGTGCCGCCGCGATGCCATACAAAGCGGGTGGTGATGCTAGAGTTTCTGGGGTCTCCCATGCTGACCTCCGCTTCTGTGTCTGAAATATGTGTATTGTCTCCGTGTACATCTTCATATTGGCCTTGATTCTGATCGCTGCAAATGTCAGGTTCTGCCGTCTGTGTCAATCTTTCTGACCCTCCTCCGTGCGCGTCTTTCCTTGGGAGATCTTCGCTGGTATCTCCACAGCTATCGTCGACTCCGGTATTCCCAGTGACTGCAGCTGTGGTTGGTGCGCGCTCTTCGGATGCATATGCCGAATTGGTTTCACTTCCAGTGTTTTCATTTGACCCGTCCTCAGTCTTTCGCAGACCCGTGGCCGAAACCTGCCCTTGAGTCTCGGTATTTTTTCCACACATATCTTGAGGCGTTTCCTCGTCATGACGATTGAATCCGCTGTCATATTCATCGCCCTCATTGTCATTAACCTCGATATCAGAGTCATTTTCGTTGTCTCCCTCTTCGGTCTGGGAAGAAAATCGTTCCTGCTCGATACCAAAAACAGTTTTGTGCGCGGCGTCACTCAGTTGCTCCTTGCGTTCTGAGGCTGTTTCAGTGTCATCTGTTTGGGCGTGCGTATCACGTTTACTCAGTGCTGGAGCAGTTGGGTCGTAGCCCGTCTGCGTTTCACAGTCTCTACTTTTAATGGTGATCGTTGTCACTTTGTCAGTTTGCCAACCAAACTGAGCCACATCAGCCTGCGCGGCCGGGTCGGTTTGCAACCCAATGTGGGCTGTGGTTGTTTGTTTGCTAGTTGTTTGACCGGGATGGCCGTCTAACATGCAATCGGTTTGCGAACCAGTTTCCACCATTTCTACCACCACAGTTGGCCTTGATAGTGGACCTCCATCGTCGACCCCGATATTCGAGTCATCTTCATCACTATATCCAGCCTGTTGATGTTCTTCTGCTTGTATTTGGTCCTGGTTTACATCAATGCTTTGGTGGTAGCACCTCGGTGTATATCTCACTCCATCGAATGTACTTCGTTCATTGGAGAAGTGATACTGATAGGCTTCCACTAAGTACATATTGAATAATTCCTGGAACTGGTGATACAGTGTGCAGCTCATCTGTTAGAAGCAAGAAACGTTCATAAAACATTAACTGTTAGTTGAGTAAAGTAAAAAGAAGAGCATTATGCCACTGTCATTTTCCTTGACAAATCTAATAATGTGAATTGCACGAGTATGTGCAGTTATTGGCATTGGTTGCACATAATGTAAATATGATGTCTGTAAATATGATGTCAATAATCAGAAATATTAAGTGAAAGGATACATTTACATGGAAATTCTGAAGTGTTGTTAATATTTCATATCGGCAAGGAAAGCACTGTCaattgttagaaatatttgaatatatacgtgtacatattctgttttttttaacattaaTGCAATCGACATTTAATACGTATAtcaacatacatagatacatggatacatagatacatacagtTACACATCTACATactattacatacatacatacatagatacataaatagatacatagatacatacatagatacatacatagatacatacatagatacatacatagatacatacatacatacatacatacatacatacatacatacatacatacatacatacatacatacatacatacatacatacatacatacatacataaatacatgattTGAATATCCTATGTAGCTATATCACAGGGCCGTATACGGGGTGCGCCGGGCGCTTGTGTTACACAAGACTTCTGGATCACAGCTTGCACCAAGCTTTTTTAAGCTCTAGAATGTGTTTGAATTTAGTTTCTTTTAAATATGCCTAGACATAATTTAGTCCAGATAAAAGTAACTAGAAGCATTTTAATCTAAAATAGTCCACGTCCACCGTTGAACACTCTTTTCGCTTTAATTTCCTAGTACGATGCTAACCATTTTCTGGAAGTTGGTGACGAAATAAAAGttaaagaaaatgaaagtaaaatactGTGTTCTACGAAACGCAAATGTGCTTTTGCGAAAACTGACCATTTTCTGTGTGTTGCTGAAAATCGCACGTCACAGCTCGACGAATGATGTTTTAAGCCAAGTCATCGGAATCATTCACTCAACGTCAAGAACGAAACCTCAACATTTCAGTACCATGAATGCAATTGAATATTCCAAAGAACTTAATTGTATTTGTGCAAGAGAAGACATTACTAGTTCCACCTACCTGAATCTCTGCAAGTTCACCGGGTGTCATCAACGGGAAACGGACAAATTCAATGTACTGCGGGAATTTCTCGACCTCCCTAGGGTTGGAGACGAACCATTTCTCCACTGCACGGTAGAAGCTGTACTCGCTCTCCACTCTCACGTCCGGCGACTCTGCAAGTTTCTGCACGTCATCAAGCTCGAGTTTAAGAAATTCATCAGTCTGCGCCAGATCGTCGAAGTTGGCCTCGAACCGGTCGAAAATCCTGGACCGGATCCAAAGCAGCGCGTCCTGAGATCGCACCAGGTCGTGCAGATACCAATTGACGCACGTTGCGATGCCGAGACGCTCGTCAGCGAGGCAGCCTTCCGCGAACTGTCGGCTCTCGTCACGCAGCAGCTCGACTTCAAACTCCTCGGACAGGGCTAGGACTGGCAGAATATTCTCGACGGTCAGAGAAATCTCCCCCGTGTAAAAGTAGTGCACGAAATCACCGAAATTTTCCGAGCACTCTGGGTGTAGATTAGCCTTGGCGACAAAATGGAAGAAATCGTCCCCTTCTTCGGCATATTCGGGGTTGAAGAGCTGTTTGAATTTCTCGCTGTTCTGGCTGAGAACAAATTTATGGAGGCGAAGTTCGGTATCACCTATGACCACGCATAGGTCACTCCAGGTAGGCCGATTCAGCAGTTCAGTTACTGCCTGCGTTAAGATGTGAGGATGAGACACCCTGCTTTCCATCGTTTTTTTGCGGGGTAGAAGCGCTGGCCGCAGACGGACGAACAACCCAGACCGACTGAATCAAAATTTCTGGCCACAACTTCTTTACTTGTTGCACTAGAAAGAGGAACAATTACACGACGCCTCCCGTACTCATCGCGTCGTTCCGCTACGATTGCGTCCGCTGCCGTCACGTGAACATTGTCACCCAATCAACGTACAAACTCGAGCACAAGCGGAAACTCGATCGTATGAGAAGGCAGGAGAAGGCCACTGGTTATCGTAATAGGAATGCAAATACAGTAGTTTCAACACGAACACGTTCAGTGATCGCCATAGGATTCTAGGAATTAGCGGCAAAATAAAACGAAAACCTGGTACTATTACCATGTAATGGATAACATATTACTTCATATGCTGCCGTGTGACTGCAAACAAAACAAGCGATGAGTGACCGTTTCCCATTCAGTAACTTACCATGCAATGGCGCCCGTAAAGTTGCATTATGTTCACTCTATGGAGTCTCTTTCACTTTGAGACGTGCGTGTACGTGCAAGGCGCGTATTTTGCcgtttttcccaccaaaactttagtgcaacatttcattaaaaaattcagaaatttttctgtaattgtttgataattttggaccaaatggaatcacatttccttggctacagttctttgtcaaaattttggcaaacatctgaaaaaaaaattgactgagatatattctgtaaaggtgacaaaattgaATTTGGAGCTCAAAGGGTTCATACCAATACCAATACTAATGCAGCAAAGTTATCAACATATTTATACTCCGTCGTATACCAGATTGCTCCGTTGAATATTGGAACAATTGCAACGAGAAGCAAATTAGCCACTTCAAAGTCAGTGCTTGGGGTCAGCACCGTGGAGGTTCTACGACTGGTATTCGACGCCTTTCCCACCTAGTTTTACAGTTcttgaataaattatgattcaTAATGAAACCTGCACACTAccttcaaattaattaattaattaatcaaataattaaaaa contains the following coding sequences:
- the LOC139129493 gene encoding uncharacterized protein, translated to MESRVSHPHILTQAVTELLNRPTWSDLCVVIGDTELRLHKFVLSQNSEKFKQLFNPEYAEEGDDFFHFVAKANLHPECSENFGDFVHYFYTGEISLTVENILPVLALSEEFEVELLRDESRQFAEGCLADERLGIATCVNWYLHDLVRSQDALLWIRSRIFDRFEANFDDLAQTDEFLKLELDDVQKLAESPDVRVESEYSFYRAVEKWFVSNPREVEKFPQYIEFVRFPLMTPGELAEIQMSCTLYHQFQELFNMYLVEAYQYHFSNERSTFDGVRYTPRCYHQSIDVNQDQIQAEEHQQAGYSDEDDSNIGVDDGGPLSRPTVVVEMVETGSQTDCMLDGHPGQTTSKQTTTAHIGLQTDPAAQADVAQFGWQTDKVTTITIKSRDCETQTGYDPTAPALSKRDTHAQTDDTETASERKEQLSDAAHKTVFGIEQERFSSQTEEGDNENDSDIEVNDNEGDEYDSGFNRHDEETPQDMCGKNTETQGQVSATGLRKTEDGSNENTGSETNSAYASEERAPTTAAVTGNTGVDDSCGDTSEDLPRKDAHGGGSERLTQTAEPDICSDQNQGQYEDVHGDNTHISDTEAEVSMGDPRNSSITTRFVWHRGGTDVCMAGTFTGWEQVPMTHDEQSGCYTLKQVLQPGEHQYKYVVDGSWEIDPDKETIEADEGYVNNVIRLEPCDGGKDDSEGDSVTSHHETERAPSPGSSVDATEGEDGTATGDYDVHANGGNSTEVKEDEESLEKPAEEDKNTNENGNMEDIGDVLRSGEFTPDEGENIDDDDDDDDDDDDDDDDDDDRVGVASAAGDDGNENGNDQPKDGSNVSQVPVSKRLQEEKNNNFESPDTKVVSESSRARMMVKRAKVTHRVLSQVKTRIQWRQMEVI